The Nicotiana sylvestris chromosome 6, ASM39365v2, whole genome shotgun sequence genomic sequence CTGTGGTGACCTACAAAGGCAAGAAAATCATAGAAGAAGTGGGGAAAACTggtggtttgactcgatcggggagttGTTACTCTctagaagagttgagaaaggccaaGCAAATTAGAGAAGGCCAAATGCCAACAAAATAAACCGGTCACTGAAGAAGAGgtggaagagtttttgaaaaaaaaaagtttagaaTTTCTCAATCATTGACATGGACATGGAAACTTCTTATAACTTTCTTCtgggaaggccatggatccataTGGCTCGAGCcatgccatccaccttgcatcagatgctCAAGTTCAAACATGATAGGCAAGAAATTGTTCACGGAGAAGATGAGTCATCCATTTATAAAGACCGTTTAATCCCGTGCATTAAGGCCAAGAAAGGGTGTGGGTCCATTGTCCATCAGACTTTCAAAGTGGTTGTTGTGGACCAAGTTGAAGAAGGAAAGCCCATTATGCATCCTCGTCTTTTCGCCATATCTGTAATGGTGGTTGCACTCATTCTGAGACAGGTTTATAAGCTAGGAAAATGCTTGGGACATCACTGCAAGGGATTTGAGAACCCATTTCTCCCTTTAGTAACAAGGTTACTTTTAGCTTAGGCTTCAGACTAACACGAGCAGATATAGAAAACGCCAAACACAGGAAAAACCATGGGTGGGTCTTGCAAAAACTGAACCCTCACattttctacacttttgtcaAGCCACAACTCCAACAGGGTCAAAATTCTTTGCCACAGGAAAACATTGATGAAATTTGCCATGGCCTCAGCCAAATGTTTTCTGAAGTGAATACCGATATGAAACTAATCATACTGATATGAAACTAATTGACCCAGACACCAtgatcaacaattgggaagcaaCTCCTCTCCCTACAAGGAAGGAGacttggtagtttgcttttgcagcatcttttatgtatttgggttaatttcagggttgtaatctaaACCTCAGtatgattgttttgttttgatgttAACTCTTCTATTCTTTCAAATTTAATGAAATGCAGTTCTGTTTCGTATTAAGTTAtgtatcttttctttttttctaattcctatcattttgtttccatttcagttttgttaatgtcgctttaataacatgacatgcatacAAAATTCACACCCAGATCTTAAAAACTGTCTAATTTCAAAATAATACATCAAGAGGttgaatatgatgatgatgaagttattgcaaaaataaaaagagagttggaGAAATTTTAAAACAAGACTAAGCCCAACCTTAATAAAACTGGGTCAATTAACATCGGAAGTCCTAAAGAAATCAGAGAAACAAAAGATAAGTATTCACATAGAACAAAGAACCAGAGACGACTTGATTCAGATTTGATTTGAATACAGAGATGTATTTGCttggtcttatgatgatatgcGGGGTTTAAGTgatgatctagtggttcataagctTCACGCATATCCTTACTTTCCACCAATCCAACAAAAGCaatgaaaatttaaaagacatgagTGATAAATCAAGAGAAAATTATGAGGCAATTGAGCGCTAATATAGTCAGAGTCGCCTGATACACTATCTGGGTGGCAAATATTGTGCATATGCCAAAGAAGAATGGAAAAACTAGAGTCTGTGTTGACTATAAAGACTTGAACAAAGCGAGTCCAAATGATAATTTTTCtttaccaaacatccacatccttgtagataattgcgcAAAGCATGAGATACAATCTTTTGTAGATTCCTATGCAAGATACCaccagattctaatggatgaggacGATGCAGAAAAGACCACTTTCACCACTCCACGGGAGTACATATTATTACAAGGTCattccatttggtttgaaaaatgcagGGGGATAGCGTACACGAGGTCCATGACTACCATTtagagattgaagtatatgtcgatgatgtcatcataaagacAAAGACACAGGCTGATCATGTGCGCGATTTGAAAAAGTTCTTCGAATGGCTGCGAAGGTATGACCTTAAGCTCAATCCAACCAAGTGTGAATTTGGGATTATGTCTAGGAAGATCCTCGATTTTATAGTTAGCTGAAGAGTCATCAAATTGGATCCATCTAAGATAAAAGTCCATTCGAGATCTGCCACCTACAAAGAACAAAACTGAAGTCATGAGTTTGCTCggtagattgaactacatcaatAGGTTCATTTCTTAGATCATAACAACATgagagcccatctttaagttgctaaaAAAGGATGCTGATATCAAGTGGATGGAGGATTGCTAAATAGATTTTGACAGGATCAAAGATTATCTGTCAAAACCCCATGTACGGGTCCCATCTGAACCTGATAGAcctttgtttttatatatatCTGTTATGGATAATTCCTTTGGTTCGTTCTAGGGAAACATGATGCAACAGGCAAAAAGGAACATGCAATctattatttgagcaagaagttcaccagttacgGGGTTAAGTATATCCTTTTAGAAAGGatgttgtgccttgacttgggtcgctcaaaaattgCGGAATTATCTTTttgcctacactacttaccttatatccAGAATGGAcatttgaagtacatcttccaaaagccaatgcccactATTAGGCTCGCAAAATGGAAAATTCTGCTCATaaagtttgacatcatctatgtcactcgcaccgcAATCAAAGTGTAGGCTTTGGAAGATCATTTAGCAGAGAATCCAGTCGATGATGATTACGAGCCACTGAGCAcatacttcccagatgaagagtTCAACTCAATAGAGGAAGTAGTTCCGATGACAACCATGTATGGAAAATATATTTTGATGGGGCTGTCAATATCAAAGGAGTTGGGATCGGGGCAATCCTCATCTAACCTATTGGACAACACTACCATGAAATGATACAACTTCCATTCTTCTGTACCAATAATACGACAGAATACAGGGCTCATATCATAGGTCTAAAGATGGATCTTGATATGGATGTGCATGAACTATtggttatgggagattctgacttgcttATCCGGCAAGCCAAAAGCaaatgggagactcgagacatCAAGCTTATTCCATATAGACAATGTGTGCAAGACCTAAGTAAGAGATTCAAATCCATCAAGTATAGGTACATTACCAGGTTTCATAACGAGCTAGCCGATACCTTGGCTACCTTAGCCTCGATGCTCCCTTATACAGGCAACACTCATATTAATCCATTAAAAATTCAAGTTCAGAATCAACACGATTATTGCAATACTATTAAGACAGAACTATATGGTGATtcatggtatcatgacataaaacgattcctgaaaataagggaatacctGGAGCATGCCAAGGGAGATAAAAAAAGAACTATAAGGCGGCTTGCCGATGGTTTCTTCCTGAATGGGGAAATTTTGTACAAAAGGGCCCCAGATTCGAACTTATTGACATGCATAGATTCCATAGAAGCCGAATGGATTATGAGTGAAGTGCATTCAGGGGTATGTGGATCTCATATGAATGGATATGTTTTGGTGAAGAAGATTTTACGGGCAGGGTATTATTAATTGGCTTattatggagcgagattgcttcaATTTTGTTCGCAAGCATCACTAATGCCAAATTCGTGGCGACCTGATTCACTGGCCTCTATcagaattgcatcccatgtcctctACTTGGCCTTTTGTAAATCCTTCAAATCAAGCTGCAAAATTGCAGCTATCATGAGTGCCCAATCCTCCTTCTCGCCGTATCGTcatgcttggggaatggatgttattgggccaatcgaTCCAAAGGCtgcaaatgggcatagattcattttagttgcaattgattacttcaccaagtgggtagaggacGTCACTTTCAAAGTAGTCACCAGGAAAGCaatggtagattttgttcattccaacATCATCTGTtgctttggtatcccaaagaccATCATCAATGACAATGCAACCAatttaaatagtcatttgatgaagaaGTTATGCGAGCAATTTAAAATTGtgcatcgcaactctaccccttACCATCAAAAGCTAATGGAGCCATTGAAgtggcaaacaagaacatcaagaagattcttaggaagatgatccaagggtccaggcaatggcatgaaaagttgcatTTTGCCCTTTTGGGATACTGCACGAATGCTCGCACATCTATTGGGACAACTCCTTAtctgttggtgtatggaactaaAGTTGTAATACTGGTTGAAGTAGAAATTCGCTCTCTCCGAATCATTATCGAATTAGAGATTAAAGAcactgagtgggtcaagaccTGATTAGAATAGCTAATGATGATTGACGAAAAACGGCTAGCAGCAGTGTGTTTTGGCTAGTTATACCAGCAAAGAATGACACACACTTATAACAAGGGTCACGACCcgagttcgccctctgtgaactgtcgtggcggcacctagtctctacgattaggtaagcctaacaaattgtggaaaaaagaaatgaaagataaaactagccaaaaaaaTTGCGAAAGGAACATAAATaaatgtttaagatgccgctcggcatatacaataaaaaCTCTCAAACTAaaacaactcccaaaacccggaatctcatgaaatcacaagctatggttactacatagtgctctaactctagaatgtctaaatcaaaagaaatacagaagggctataactacaagagagaatggagagagactcctcggtctacggacgcggtagatatacctcgaagtctctaaagaatcgcctcgcctcattGATGGTATGGCTAAGCCGAAGagcctagatctgcacatgaaaaacatgcacaagaagggcatgagtacaccacagcagtattcagtaagtgccaagcctaacctcggtcgagtagtgacgaggaaggtcagggccctactgattatagatgaaaaacaatgtaaaatagtatagaatatgacaatataattaaatgctaacagtatgaagtaacacaggataataagaataacaacaaataCAATGGAGAGAAAATCACAGAAAGAACGTAACATCACACAGAGATAGCAAACGTGGATCTACCaagatatcgtcctgtagtccccaaatataaatgtccagtggatctcccgggtgtcgtctCGTAGTCCAACTCGTAATACAtaggggatctactggaataccaatccgtagtcccaaatgtaaatacccagtactggaaaaatctaccgggtgcagtcccatagttctaatataaatgtgcagggggatctaccggaataccaatccgtagtccaaataaacaggcaagggggaTGTACCAGGATAtagcccgtagtcccaaagtaaacacacagcagcgaCACACAGAATATTCAGTTCAatccaatttcataccaaggtaaaacaggtatttctaacctagcatgctacacataattcaaataaatcAGTTTgaaaaagtaaagcaattaagtcacttagacatgcttccctaagctaacagtaggcttaaattacAAGCAGTATAAATAGGGAAGAAAACACAGTtgtagttacttaatgaaaatggaattttcaacaattggcacatgtacgcactcttcacctcacgtacaaggcatttcatatatcaacaataccaaatcctaaggggagttctctcatataaggttaggcaagccacttacctcgaaccagctcaatcaactcggtatcacattcttgccacgagtacccgactccaaatggtccaaatatattcaaatcaattgcataatgtaaatataacttcaagtaactaattccactaattaattcgaagctaacacgcgaaattaggaaaattgtccaaaaagtcccttgggcccacgtctaggaatcggataaaatttgcaaaactagaatcctcacactctcacaaattcatacataccaaatacacaaAAATCAGAccacaaacaacccctcaaatccccaattccaagtctccaatttcaaaccctaaacccccaattctAGCCCTTATTTTCCATAAATTTCTTTCCAAATCAGTAGAATAATACCATATAAATGAGTTTGGGTTCGAAAAATCTTATCTCCTTGAATCTCCCTTGAATCCTCTCTCAATGACCTCCCAAAAAGCTCAAACCTCGGATAAAAATTGTGAAAGAATCGGCTAAAATCGCGATAGAAAACTTATATAGGTTTTTGGCCCAGGGTTTTTGCACTTGCGGCCATTTCCTCGCACCTGTGCTACTAGTTTCACATCTGCGAAAATCCACTTAAATGCACTGGCCTCACCTGCGCTTCTCTTACCGTATTTGCGGTCTCGCAGATACGATAAAGCactcgcacctgcgacttttgATTTTCCTTCCTCTATCCGCATCTGCGACTAGCCACTCGCTTCTGCggccccgcacctgcggtccccaatctgcaggtatGATTATGACAAACTTCATCAGCTGAagctcttcaaaatctcccaaatccTTCCGTCAATCTTCCAAAATTATCCCAAGGCCCCCAGGACACCAACccaaaatacgaacaagtcatataccactattcaaactagTAACAACCGTCGGAACACACAAAATAATGTCGGaataccaaatcaccctcggattcaagcctaaggattccaaaacatccaatttctgctttcgatcaaaaggtctatcaaacctcgtccaaattaCCTGAAATtatgcacacacatcacattcaaaactacagagctactccaacttccggaattccattccgaccctgatatcaaaatctcactatcgaaccggaaacatcaaaaattcgactttcggcatttcaatcctaattaagctacagacctccaaaacacaatccgaacacgcccctaagcccgaaatcacccaacggagctaataaaACCAATAGAATTCCATTACGAGACCGCCTTCATAtggctccgactacggtccaaattctaaagcttaaactctcatttaaggactaagtgtcccaaaacactccgaaattcAAAACGAACCTTCCCAACAActtacaatagcagaaacaaatacggggaatgcagttaataggggatcagggcattaattcttaaaatgactggctaggtcgttacatccttcccctcttaaaacatttgttcatcctcgaacgagcatagagacatacatgaagtagtgaaaagatgagggtaacggctgcgcatatcctgctcggtctcctaggtcgcctcctcgaccggctgaccccgccactaaaccttcacgGATATAATGttttttgacctcaactttcaaacatgCCTATCCAATATcgtcactggctcctcaacataagatatatccttgtccaactggactgaactgaaatccaacacgtgcgaagGATtaccgtgatacttccaaagcatcaAAAAATGAAATACAAGATGAAAtcctgccaagctaggaggtaaggcaagctcataagcaacctccccaacacattgcaatatctcaaaaggaccaataaaccttagactcaacttccctttcttccaaaatctcataatgcccttcctatgtgaaacccgaagcaggacccgctctccaaccatatagaaaaTATCACGAactttccggtccgcgtaactcttctgtctagactaggTTGTACGgagtctctcctgaatcaccttaaccttctccaaagcatcttgaaccaagtttgtgcccaataatctagcctcacccggctcaaaccaacctactagggatctacaccacctaccatacaagGCCTTATACGGtaccatctgaatgttggactgataactgttgttgtaggcaaactctaccaatggaaagaactgatcccaagaacctccaaactctatcacacatgcacagagcatatcctcaagaatctgaatagtgcgatcggactgtccgtccgtctgggggtgaaatgttgtgcttaacTCCACCCGAGTTCCTAACTCATATTGTACGGCCCTCCAAAAtagtgatgtgaactgagtacctctatctaaaatgataaaCACTGGAATACCAtttagacgaacaatctcctagatataaatcttcgccaaccgctccgaagaataggtagtacacacaggaatgaagtgcgcggacttggtcagccgatccacaatcacccaaatagcatcgaacttcctcaaagtccgtgggaatccaactacgaagtccatggtgatcttctctcacttccactccggaatctctatctgcagaagcaacccacccggtctctagtgctcatacttcacctgctgacaattgcgGCATCGAGCTACAAAACCAATTATATCCTTCTTCGTCCACCTcaaccaatagtgttgcctcaaatcctggtacatcttcgcggcacccagatgaatagaataccgcgaactatgggcctcatctagaatcaactcccgaagcccatcaacatttggTACACATACCTGACCcggcatcctcaataccccatcgtcaccaatagtcacatctctggcatcaccatgcagaaccttgtccttgaggacaagcaaatgatggtcatcaaactgacgctcccgaatacgatcaaataaggaagaccgagaaatcacgcaagctaaaacccgattgggctctgaaagatccaatctcacaaaatggccggctaaggcctgaacatccatcgccatgggcctctccgttgctggtaaataagccaaactccccaaactctccgcacggcgactcaaagcatcggtcaccacattggccttgcccgggtgataagaaatagtgatatcatagtccttcagcagctctaaccacctcatctggcgcaaattaaggtcattcttcttgaacaaatactgcaaactctggtgatcagtataaatctcacaaggcacaccgtacaaataatgatgctagatcttcaaggcgcgaacaatagcagctaactcgagatcatggacaggataattcttctcatgtaccttaaACTGtatggacgcgtaggcaatcaccctaccgtcttgcatcaataccgctccaaggccaatcctcgaggcatcgcaatagacagtataagacca encodes the following:
- the LOC104225879 gene encoding uncharacterized protein; protein product: MDLDMDVHELLVMGDSDLLIRQAKSKWETRDIKLIPYRQCVQDLSKRFKSIKYRYITRFHNELADTLATLASMLPYTGNTHINPLKIQVQNQHDYCNTIKTELYGDSWYHDIKRFLKIREYLEHAKGDKKRTIRRLADGFFLNGEILYKRAPDSNLLTCIDSIEAEWIMSEVHSGVCGSHMNGYVLVKKILRAGYY
- the LOC138871734 gene encoding uncharacterized protein; translation: MPNSWRPDSLASIRIASHVLYLAFCKSFKSSCKIAAIMSAQSSFSPYRHAWGMDVIGPIDPKAANGHRFILVAIDYFTKWVEDVTFKVVTRKAMVDFVHSNIICCFANGAIEVANKNIKKILRKMIQGSRQWHEKLHFALLGYCTNARTSIGTTPYLLVYGTKVVILVEVEIRSLRIIIELEIKDTEWVKT